One genomic region from Cellulomonas fengjieae encodes:
- a CDS encoding SHOCT domain-containing protein: protein MLSTLVSHPVGYGWGWGPGPWFLLVPLFWFGLIALFFVIGSRRRRRWAGWGGPGGPRGTGSARSVLAERYARGEIDEQEYRARLEVLLAADAPRE, encoded by the coding sequence ATGCTCAGCACCCTCGTGTCCCACCCCGTCGGCTACGGCTGGGGCTGGGGGCCCGGTCCCTGGTTCCTTCTCGTCCCGCTGTTCTGGTTCGGTCTGATCGCGCTGTTCTTCGTGATCGGGAGCCGTCGGCGGCGTCGGTGGGCCGGCTGGGGCGGTCCCGGCGGGCCGCGAGGAACGGGATCCGCCCGCTCGGTGCTCGCCGAGCGCTACGCCCGCGGCGAGATCGACGAGCAGGAGTACCGTGCGCGGCTCGAGGTGCTGCTCGCCGCCGATGCGCCGCGGGAGTGA
- a CDS encoding response regulator — MIRVLLADDQALVRGGFRALLDAEPDLTVVGEAATGDEAVRLALELLPDVVLMDIRMPGTDGLAATRRIVAEPRAAGVRVVVVTTFELDEYVAEAIRGGASGFLVKDTEPADLLRAVRVVAGGDALLSPTVTRRLLATVARATRAVTEAPALADLTPREREVLVLVAEGLSNDEIGARLFLSPLTVKTHVLRAATKLGARDRAQLVVVAYESGVVRPGWAG; from the coding sequence GTGATCCGCGTCCTGCTCGCCGACGACCAGGCCCTGGTGCGCGGAGGTTTCCGTGCGCTGCTCGACGCCGAGCCGGACCTGACGGTCGTCGGCGAGGCCGCGACGGGGGACGAGGCCGTCCGGCTCGCCCTCGAGCTGCTACCGGACGTCGTGCTGATGGACATCCGGATGCCGGGGACCGACGGTCTGGCGGCGACGCGGCGCATCGTCGCCGAGCCGCGCGCGGCGGGCGTGCGCGTGGTCGTCGTCACCACGTTCGAGCTGGACGAGTACGTGGCCGAGGCCATCCGTGGGGGTGCGTCGGGCTTCCTGGTCAAGGACACCGAGCCGGCGGACCTGCTGCGCGCCGTGCGGGTGGTCGCGGGTGGCGACGCGTTGCTCTCGCCGACCGTCACCCGGCGCCTGCTGGCCACCGTCGCACGCGCGACGCGGGCCGTCACCGAGGCCCCGGCCCTCGCCGACCTGACGCCGCGGGAACGCGAGGTCCTGGTCCTCGTCGCGGAAGGGCTGTCGAACGACGAGATCGGTGCGCGGCTGTTCCTGAGCCCTCTCACGGTCAAGACGCACGTGCTGCGCGCGGCGACCAAGCTCGGTGCGCGAGACCGTGCGCAGCTGGTCGTCGTCGCCTACGAGTCGGGTGTGGTGCGGCCCGGCTGGGCGGGCTGA